From the genome of Synchiropus splendidus isolate RoL2022-P1 chromosome 17, RoL_Sspl_1.0, whole genome shotgun sequence, one region includes:
- the nup98 gene encoding nuclear pore complex protein Nup98-Nup96 isoform X6, with the protein MFNKSFGTPFGGGTGGFGTSSTFGQQNTGFGTSGGFGTSAFGANTNTGGLFGTTQNKPGGLFGSTTFSQPATSSTNTGFGFGTAGGTSTSLFGNTATGTSTGLFSQPSNAFGANKPNTFGSFGTSTSTGGLFGSTNTTANPFGGTNSLFGGSGFSATQQPGTTVKFNAPTGSDTMVKAGVTSSINTKHQCITAMKEYENKSLEELRLEDYQAGRKGPTNQMVAGTGGLFGGAAATSSTTTGLFGSSASNTSFSFGQNKTTFGSAGTGGFNATAGGLFGQPAQQNAGSLFKPFGQPTTTQSSGFSFGNNSTLGQTSSSTMGLFGNTAATQSAGLFGAAQTSAAATGFGTTTGLFGQPSGGFGNVGTQNLFGNKTAGFGTTTTSAPSFGTGTGLFGNKPTLTLGTGTNQSTFGFGTNPAGGTLFGNKPATGGLGTGLGTGFGTALGTGQTSLFGNNQNKLGSTLGTMGTFGTSGFNSGTSSLGFVNPQQPVALADPGASAAQQAVLQRQLSMLAFSPYGDSPLFRNPLSDPKKKEERLKPTNPTAQKALTTPTHYKLTPRPATRVRPKALTSLSGSKSQLFDCLDDDEPSLINGSFVPRKSIKKLVLKNLNKSQYSSPLSKEADTELSSPPEYPHNGHSHLVDDDEVREVTVSSGQPDEDPEVTQFYVNPIAKPIPQGRLQTSLQDTISELNMHKSSRSGLELSSEDVSASVGEESLQEEPLESLPPHPAGIVLNRAGYFTIPSLDELAELMDDNGECVVENFTIGRKGYGSVFFPGVINVTGLNLDEIVHFRRKEVIVYPDDKNKPPEGEGLNRRAEVTLDGVWPNDKTTCLQIRSPERLTEMAYESRLERASRRQGARFLEYRPETGSWVFEVAHFSKYGLQDSDEDDDVPLQADPKKLKTMSLPVTKPLQQSQLSQQQVAPPAQSVGELPAAVVELDSDMADITQSFTAECLQGEEGEEEPLDSMGGKLESQMLTDNGISASSHFASSLGINPHTLQIMKASLFAEDEEDDYVLKDYSGLKISDAPSPQIAAPFAQTRQSLGGLLQSRFTAGISNSPRSPTPQSRASPWVDTRSLMWPAAPAPSFLLPTKPAEPAIRTVGARRLGGPVPHKASVTWGKGNLLMDSGLFSGRSFRVGWGPGWTLVHCGQPLATSSTKDFDVPDAGSQMDFSFLPKPVKTKPLKDSPFKVLVERLEPPGGRAATENVPAVLQRPLEICLKHSTITAPDCSACPLVQPKPGVAALHEYAQWITQLCDEQDDLLLGHWAQIWTLCEALWGRLGSVGQESDSETCSEYEQQLERRRSFSAWLSRSTTCRVEKEVALAGKGHHTDGVFSYLTGNRISEACRLAQQEGDHRLSLLLSQVMGSQYCRDLLALQLADWNRLQTDSYLTEERLRIFALLAGKPVWTSSDSVVNVCSQLDWKRCVAVHLWFMLPPTASVADALTRYEEAFQGSCDSGKYACAPLPPYMEANQLQEDEEDESVQPLYDLCYHLLKLYSDRHYSLQQLLDPLTITGDRLDHRLSWHLWGVLQSLHYTHLSVSGQGLIHSGYAAQLESAGLWHLAIFVLLHIPDHAQRERSVRDMLNLHCPLQDSEESVSREQFLVEQLMIPECWIHESKATRAHRNGDHRQEALHLYKAGFWNQCHRLLMQHLAADCIINDDHNFLLEFLEGLAFPERSATIQDWDTSGRVYLDYIWVNKTLQDVQQLESSGYKLERLHNDVTSLCGRIELLPCNSVRDRLAQSEMAKRVSNILRVVLSLQQGDSAPKALDVPLVQLAPHISRLPMPEDYTLEELRGLTQAYLRQLVLIESHSQNLTGASASQTSVLLDV; encoded by the exons ATGTTCAACAAGTCATTTGGGACACCTTTTGGTGGGGGGACAGGAGGCTTTGGTACCTCATCCACTTTTGGGCAGCAAA ACACAGGGTTTGGTACGTCGGGCGGTTTTGGTACTTCAGCTTTTGGGGCAAACACCAACACTGGCGGCCTTTTTGGAaccacacaaaacaaaccag GTGGTCTTTTTGGATCGACCACATTCAGCCAGCCTGCCACCTCATCCACCAACACAGGCTTTGGCTTTGGTACCGCCGGTGGGACGTCCACAAGCCTTTTTGGAAACACAGCCACTGGCACGAGCACTGGACTCTTCTCACAGCCCAGCAATGCTTTCGGAGCCAACAAACCTAACACCTTTGGAA GTTTTGGCACCAGTACTAGTACCGGTGGCCTGTTTGGGTCGACTAATACCACAGCCAATCCATTTGGTGGCACAAACTCTTTATTTGGTGGTTCTGGGTTCTCTGCTACTCAGCAGCCTGGAACAACAGTGAAGTTCAAT gctccaacaggaagtgatacGATGGTCAAAGCAGGCGTGACCAGCAGCATCAACACCAAACACCAGTGTATCACTGCTATGAAGGAATATGAAAATAAGTCGCTAGAG GAGCTGCGGCTGGAGGACTACCAGGCTGGCCGCAAGGGACCCACCAACCAGATGGTGGCAGGAACAGGGGGTCTCTTTGGTGGTGCCGCAGCTACGTCCAGCACCACCACTGGACTGTTCGGGTCATCAGCTTCTAATACCAGTTTTTCATTCGGGCAGAACAAGACCACTTTTGGCTCTG CTGGTACTGGTGGCTTCAACGCCACGGCAGGAGGACTTTTTGGTCAACCTGCTCAACAGAATGCTGGAAGTCTCTTCAAGCCTTTTGGTCAGCCAACGACAACTCAGAGTTCAGGGTTCTcttttgggaacaacagcacGCTGGGTCAGACCAGCTCCAGCACCATG GGTTTATTTGGGAACACTGCAGCGACGCAGTCAGCAGGATTGTTTGGTGCAGCGCAGACGAGCGCCGCTGCTACAGGTTTTGGCACCACCACTGGGCTGTTTGGTCAGCCGAGTGGAGGATTTGGAAATGTAGGAACACAG AATTTGTTTGGAAACAAGACGGCAGGCTTCGGCACTACTACCACCAGTGCTCCATCCTTTGGCACTGGAACAGGACTGTTTGGCAACAAACCTACATTAACACTTGGGACAGGAACAAACCAGTCCACCTTTG GTTTTGGCACCAACCCTGCTGGAGGAACCTTGTTTGGGAACAAGCCTGCCACTGGAGGATTAGGAACAGGCCTTGGGACCGGTTTTGGTACGG CTCTGGGAACTGGCCAGACATCTCTCTTTGgaaacaaccaaaacaaactgGGGTCCACACTGGGAACGATGGGAACTTTCGGCACATCTGGCTTCAACAGCGGAACCAGCAGCTTGGGTTTCGTGAATCCTCAGCAACCAGTTG CTCTGGCAGATCCTGGAGCCTCAGCAGCCCAACAGGCCGTACTGCAGAGGCAACTTAGCATGCTTGCCTTTTCGCCGTATGGAGACTCGCCATTGTTTAGGAACCCTCTCTCAGACccgaagaagaaggaggag CGCCTGAAACCAACCAATCCTACGGCTCAGAAAGCTCTGACGACACCAACTCACTACAAGCTGACCCCTCGACCCGCTACAAGAGTCCGCCCAAAAGCGCTGACATCATTGAGTGGCtccaaatctcagctgtttgactgCCTGGACGACGATGAGCCATCACTTATTAACGGATCGTTTGTGCCACG GAAGAGCATCAAGAAATTAGTTCTGAAAAACCTGAACAAAAGTCAGTACAGCAGCCCACTGAGCAAGGAGGCTGACACTgaactctcctctcctccagagTATCCACACAACGGACACAG CCATTTGGTGGACGACGATGAGGTTAGGGAAGTTACAGTCTCCAGTGGTCAACCTGACGAGGACCCAGAAGTGACTCAGTTCTATGTGAACCCCATTGCGAAGCCGATCCCCCAGGGCCGCCTCCAGACGAGCCTACAAGACACCATCAGTGAGCTGAACATGCACAAGTCTTCCAGAAGTGGTCTTGAG CTGAGCAGCGAGGACGTGTCCGCGTCTGTTGGGGAAGAATCTCTGCAGGAGGAGCCGCTGGAGTCTTTGCCACCTCATCCAGCAG GAATTGTTCTTAATCGTGCTGGCTACTTTACCATCCCGTCCCTGGACGAGTTGGCTGAGCTAATGGATGACAACGGCGAGTGTGTGGTAGAAAACTTCACCATCGGCCGCAAAG GCTATGGTTCTGTCTTCTTCCCTGGGGTGATCAATGTGACCGGACTCAACCTGGATGAGATTGTCCACTTCAGACGAAAAGAAGTCATTGTTTATCCAGATGACAAGAATAAGCCGCCAGAGGGAGAGGGTCTGAACAG GAGGGCTGAGGTGACCCTGGATGGTGTTTGGCCGAATGATAAAACTACTTGTCTCCAAATTCGGAGTCCTGAACGCCTCACAGAAATGGCATATGAAAGTCGGCTTGAGAGAGCTTCCCGGCGTCAGGGTGCACGCTTCCTGGAGTACCGACCTGAGACTGGTTCCTGGGTTTTTGAG GTGGCGCACTTCTCCAAATATGGGCTCCAGGACTCTGATGAGGACGATGATGTTCCCTTACAAGCAGACCCCAAAAAGCTGAAGACCATGTCTCTCCCTGTGACGAAACCTCTGCAACAGTCCCAGCTTTCCCAGCAGCAGGTTGCGCCACCAGCTCAG TCGGTTGGAGAGCTCCCAGCCGCCGTGGTGGAGTTGGACAGTGACATGGCAGACATTACCCAGAGTTTCACAGCAGAGTGCCTgcagggagaggaaggagaggaggagccaCTGGACTCCATGGGAGGGAAGCTTGAGAGCCAGATGCTGACAGACAACGGCATCTCGGCCTCCAGCCACTTCGCCTCCTCACTGGGAATCAACCCCCACACCCTCCAG ATCATGAAGGCGTCTCTGTTCgcagaggatgaggaagatgacTATGTATTGAAAGATTACAGTGGATTGAAGATCTCTGATGCTCCGTCACCACAAATTGCTGCCCCCTTCGCTCAGACAAGACAGTCCC ttgGGGGTCTCTTACAGTCTCGCTTTACAGCTGGGATTTCGAACTCTCCTCGTTCCCCGACCCCTCAGTCTCGTGCGTCTCCATGGGTCGACACCCGCTCCCTGATGTGGCCAGCAGCCCcagctccttccttcctgctgcCTACGAAGCCAGCAGAGCCTGCAATTAGGACTGTGGGGGCACGACGTCTAGGCGGTCCCGTCCCCCACAAAGCATCAGTGACATGGGGAAAG GGCAATTTGCTGATGGACAGTGGTCTGTTTTCTGGACGGTCCTTCAGGGTCGGCTGGGGCCCCGGCTGGACCTTGGTGCACTGTGGACAGCCTCTGGCTACGTCCTCCACCAAAGACTTTGATGTCCCAGATGCTGGGAGCCAGATGGACTTCAGCTTCCTGCCCAAACCAGTGAAGACTAAACC CTTGAAGGACAGCCCGTTCAAGGTCCTGGTAGAGCGTCTTGAGCCTCCAGGAGGGAGGGCTGCTACTGAGAATGTCCCTGCAGTACTACAACGCCCTCTAGAGATTTGTTTGAAGCATAGCACCATTACAGCTCCCGACTGTTCGGCTTGTCCGCTGGTTCAACCGAAGCCCGGTGTGGCAGCACTACATGAATATGCCCAGTGGATTACCCAGCTCTGCGATGAACAGGACGATC TTTTGTTGGGTCACTGGGCCCAAATCTGGACTCTTTGCGAAGCCCTCTGGGGTCGTCTGGGGTCCGTTGGCCAGGAGTCGGACTCTGAGACGTGCAGCGAGTACGAACAGCAACTGGAGAGGAGGCGCAGCTTCTCAGCCTGGCTGTCACGCAGCACCACCTGCAGGGTGGAGAAGGAAGTGGCGCTGGCAGGGAAGGGCCACCACACCGACGGCGTCTTCAGCTACCTGACAGGAAACCGGATCAGTGAGGCCTGTCGCCTGGCCCAGCAGGAAG GAGACCACCGTCTGTCCCTGTTACTGTCTCAAGTCATGGGCTCTCAGTACTGCAGGGACCTACTTGCTCTGCAGCTGGCTGACTGGAACCgcctgcagacagacagctacCTGACAGAGGAGAGGCTGCGCATCTTCGCACTGCTGGCTGGGAAACCT GTGTGGACATCGTCAGACTCGGTGGTCAACGTGTGTTCTCAGTTGGACTGGAAGCGCTGCGTCGCTGTGCACCTGTGGTTCATGCTCCCGCCCACTGCATCAGTGGCCGACGCCCTCACCAGATACGAGGAGGCATTCCAG GGGTCATGTGACAGTGGGAAATACGCCTGTGCCCCCCTGCCGCCGTACATGGAGGCTAATCAGCtgcaggaggacgaggaagacgaGTCTGTGCAGCCCCTCTATGATCTGTGCTACCACCTGCTGAAACTCTACAGCGAcag ACACTACAGCTTGCAGCAGCTTCTGGACCCACTGACCATCACTGGGGACCGTTTGGATCACCGTCTCAGCTGGCACCTTTGGGGTGTTTTACAGTCTCTTCACTACACCCACCTGAGCGTTTCGGGACAAGGACTCATCCACTCTGGCTACGCAGCTCAGCTGGAGAGCGCAGGCCTGTGGCACCTGGCCATCTTTGTATTGCTGCATATCCCTGACCACGC GCAGCGCGAGCGCTCTGTCCGAGACATGCTGAACCTTCACTGCCCCCTGCAAGACTCGGAAGAGTCTGTGTCTCGGGAGCAATTCCTGGTGGAGCAACTGATGATCCCTGAGTGCTGGATCCACGAGTCCAAGGCCACTCGGGCGCATCGTAACGGAGACCACCGTCAGGAGGCTCTGCATCTGTACAAGGCTGGTTTCTGGAACCAGTGCCATCGTCTCCTGATGCAGCACCTGGCTGCAG ACTGCATCATCAACGACGACCACAACTTCCTCCTGGAGTTCCTCGAGGGTCTTGCGTTCCCAGAGCGTAGCGCCACCATCCAGGACTGGGACACGTCAGGCAGGGTGTACTTGGACTATATCTGGGTCAACAAGACGTTACAAGATGTCCAGCAG ctggaatcATCCGGTTATAAACTTGAGCGCCTTCACAACGACGTGACTTCCCTATGTGGCAGGATTGAGTTGCTGCCCTGCAACTCGGTCCGCGACCGCCTTGCCCAGTCAG AGATGGCCAAGCGAGTGTCGAATATTTTACGAGTGGTCCTGAGTCTGCAGCAGGGTGACTCCGCCCCCAAAGCCCTCGACGTGCCCTTGGTTCAGCTGGCGCCACACATCAGCCGCCTACCAATGCCCGAGGACTATACGCTGGAGGAGTTGCGAGGACTGACACAGGCGTACCTGAGGCAGCTGGTCCTCATCGAGTCGCACTCCCAAAATTTGACGGGGGCATCAGCGAGTCAGACTTCTGTGTTGCTGGATGTGTAG
- the nup98 gene encoding nuclear pore complex protein Nup98-Nup96 isoform X5 encodes MFNKSFGTPFGGGTGGFGTSSTFGQQNTGFGTSGGFGTSAFGANTNTGGLFGTTQNKPGGLFGSTTFSQPATSSTNTGFGFGTAGGTSTSLFGNTATGTSTGLFSQPSNAFGANKPNTFGSFGTSTSTGGLFGSTNTTANPFGGTNSLFGGSGFSATQQPGTTVKFNAPTGSDTMVKAGVTSSINTKHQCITAMKEYENKSLEELRLEDYQAGRKGPTNQMVAGTGGLFGGAAATSSTTTGLFGSSASNTSFSFGQNKTTFGSAGTGGFNATAGGLFGQPAQQNAGSLFKPFGQPTTTQSSGFSFGNNSTLGQTSSSTMGLFGNTAATQSAGLFGAAQTSAAATGFGTTTGLFGQPSGGFGNVGTQQNLFGNKTAGFGTTTTSAPSFGTGTGLFGNKPTLTLGTGTNQSTFGFGTNPAGGTLFGNKPATGGLGTGLGTGFGTALGTGQTSLFGNNQNKLGSTLGTMGTFGTSGFNSGTSSLGFVNPQQPVALADPGASAAQQAVLQRQLSMLAFSPYGDSPLFRNPLSDPKKKEERLKPTNPTAQKALTTPTHYKLTPRPATRVRPKALTSLSGSKSQLFDCLDDDEPSLINGSFVPRKSIKKLVLKNLNKSQYSSPLSKEADTELSSPPEYPHNGHSHLVDDDEVREVTVSSGQPDEDPEVTQFYVNPIAKPIPQGRLQTSLQDTISELNMHKSSRSGLELSSEDVSASVGEESLQEEPLESLPPHPAGIVLNRAGYFTIPSLDELAELMDDNGECVVENFTIGRKGYGSVFFPGVINVTGLNLDEIVHFRRKEVIVYPDDKNKPPEGEGLNRRAEVTLDGVWPNDKTTCLQIRSPERLTEMAYESRLERASRRQGARFLEYRPETGSWVFEVAHFSKYGLQDSDEDDDVPLQADPKKLKTMSLPVTKPLQQSQLSQQQVAPPAQSVGELPAAVVELDSDMADITQSFTAECLQGEEGEEEPLDSMGGKLESQMLTDNGISASSHFASSLGINPHTLQIMKASLFAEDEEDDYVLKDYSGLKISDAPSPQIAAPFAQTRQSLGGLLQSRFTAGISNSPRSPTPQSRASPWVDTRSLMWPAAPAPSFLLPTKPAEPAIRTVGARRLGGPVPHKASVTWGKGNLLMDSGLFSGRSFRVGWGPGWTLVHCGQPLATSSTKDFDVPDAGSQMDFSFLPKPVKTKPLKDSPFKVLVERLEPPGGRAATENVPAVLQRPLEICLKHSTITAPDCSACPLVQPKPGVAALHEYAQWITQLCDEQDDLLLGHWAQIWTLCEALWGRLGSVGQESDSETCSEYEQQLERRRSFSAWLSRSTTCRVEKEVALAGKGHHTDGVFSYLTGNRISEACRLAQQEGDHRLSLLLSQVMGSQYCRDLLALQLADWNRLQTDSYLTEERLRIFALLAGKPVWTSSDSVVNVCSQLDWKRCVAVHLWFMLPPTASVADALTRYEEAFQGSCDSGKYACAPLPPYMEANQLQEDEEDESVQPLYDLCYHLLKLYSDRHYSLQQLLDPLTITGDRLDHRLSWHLWGVLQSLHYTHLSVSGQGLIHSGYAAQLESAGLWHLAIFVLLHIPDHAQRERSVRDMLNLHCPLQDSEESVSREQFLVEQLMIPECWIHESKATRAHRNGDHRQEALHLYKAGFWNQCHRLLMQHLAADCIINDDHNFLLEFLEGLAFPERSATIQDWDTSGRVYLDYIWVNKTLQDVQQLESSGYKLERLHNDVTSLCGRIELLPCNSVRDRLAQSEMAKRVSNILRVVLSLQQGDSAPKALDVPLVQLAPHISRLPMPEDYTLEELRGLTQAYLRQLVLIESHSQNLTGASASQTSVLLDV; translated from the exons ATGTTCAACAAGTCATTTGGGACACCTTTTGGTGGGGGGACAGGAGGCTTTGGTACCTCATCCACTTTTGGGCAGCAAA ACACAGGGTTTGGTACGTCGGGCGGTTTTGGTACTTCAGCTTTTGGGGCAAACACCAACACTGGCGGCCTTTTTGGAaccacacaaaacaaaccag GTGGTCTTTTTGGATCGACCACATTCAGCCAGCCTGCCACCTCATCCACCAACACAGGCTTTGGCTTTGGTACCGCCGGTGGGACGTCCACAAGCCTTTTTGGAAACACAGCCACTGGCACGAGCACTGGACTCTTCTCACAGCCCAGCAATGCTTTCGGAGCCAACAAACCTAACACCTTTGGAA GTTTTGGCACCAGTACTAGTACCGGTGGCCTGTTTGGGTCGACTAATACCACAGCCAATCCATTTGGTGGCACAAACTCTTTATTTGGTGGTTCTGGGTTCTCTGCTACTCAGCAGCCTGGAACAACAGTGAAGTTCAAT gctccaacaggaagtgatacGATGGTCAAAGCAGGCGTGACCAGCAGCATCAACACCAAACACCAGTGTATCACTGCTATGAAGGAATATGAAAATAAGTCGCTAGAG GAGCTGCGGCTGGAGGACTACCAGGCTGGCCGCAAGGGACCCACCAACCAGATGGTGGCAGGAACAGGGGGTCTCTTTGGTGGTGCCGCAGCTACGTCCAGCACCACCACTGGACTGTTCGGGTCATCAGCTTCTAATACCAGTTTTTCATTCGGGCAGAACAAGACCACTTTTGGCTCTG CTGGTACTGGTGGCTTCAACGCCACGGCAGGAGGACTTTTTGGTCAACCTGCTCAACAGAATGCTGGAAGTCTCTTCAAGCCTTTTGGTCAGCCAACGACAACTCAGAGTTCAGGGTTCTcttttgggaacaacagcacGCTGGGTCAGACCAGCTCCAGCACCATG GGTTTATTTGGGAACACTGCAGCGACGCAGTCAGCAGGATTGTTTGGTGCAGCGCAGACGAGCGCCGCTGCTACAGGTTTTGGCACCACCACTGGGCTGTTTGGTCAGCCGAGTGGAGGATTTGGAAATGTAGGAACACAG CAGAATTTGTTTGGAAACAAGACGGCAGGCTTCGGCACTACTACCACCAGTGCTCCATCCTTTGGCACTGGAACAGGACTGTTTGGCAACAAACCTACATTAACACTTGGGACAGGAACAAACCAGTCCACCTTTG GTTTTGGCACCAACCCTGCTGGAGGAACCTTGTTTGGGAACAAGCCTGCCACTGGAGGATTAGGAACAGGCCTTGGGACCGGTTTTGGTACGG CTCTGGGAACTGGCCAGACATCTCTCTTTGgaaacaaccaaaacaaactgGGGTCCACACTGGGAACGATGGGAACTTTCGGCACATCTGGCTTCAACAGCGGAACCAGCAGCTTGGGTTTCGTGAATCCTCAGCAACCAGTTG CTCTGGCAGATCCTGGAGCCTCAGCAGCCCAACAGGCCGTACTGCAGAGGCAACTTAGCATGCTTGCCTTTTCGCCGTATGGAGACTCGCCATTGTTTAGGAACCCTCTCTCAGACccgaagaagaaggaggag CGCCTGAAACCAACCAATCCTACGGCTCAGAAAGCTCTGACGACACCAACTCACTACAAGCTGACCCCTCGACCCGCTACAAGAGTCCGCCCAAAAGCGCTGACATCATTGAGTGGCtccaaatctcagctgtttgactgCCTGGACGACGATGAGCCATCACTTATTAACGGATCGTTTGTGCCACG GAAGAGCATCAAGAAATTAGTTCTGAAAAACCTGAACAAAAGTCAGTACAGCAGCCCACTGAGCAAGGAGGCTGACACTgaactctcctctcctccagagTATCCACACAACGGACACAG CCATTTGGTGGACGACGATGAGGTTAGGGAAGTTACAGTCTCCAGTGGTCAACCTGACGAGGACCCAGAAGTGACTCAGTTCTATGTGAACCCCATTGCGAAGCCGATCCCCCAGGGCCGCCTCCAGACGAGCCTACAAGACACCATCAGTGAGCTGAACATGCACAAGTCTTCCAGAAGTGGTCTTGAG CTGAGCAGCGAGGACGTGTCCGCGTCTGTTGGGGAAGAATCTCTGCAGGAGGAGCCGCTGGAGTCTTTGCCACCTCATCCAGCAG GAATTGTTCTTAATCGTGCTGGCTACTTTACCATCCCGTCCCTGGACGAGTTGGCTGAGCTAATGGATGACAACGGCGAGTGTGTGGTAGAAAACTTCACCATCGGCCGCAAAG GCTATGGTTCTGTCTTCTTCCCTGGGGTGATCAATGTGACCGGACTCAACCTGGATGAGATTGTCCACTTCAGACGAAAAGAAGTCATTGTTTATCCAGATGACAAGAATAAGCCGCCAGAGGGAGAGGGTCTGAACAG GAGGGCTGAGGTGACCCTGGATGGTGTTTGGCCGAATGATAAAACTACTTGTCTCCAAATTCGGAGTCCTGAACGCCTCACAGAAATGGCATATGAAAGTCGGCTTGAGAGAGCTTCCCGGCGTCAGGGTGCACGCTTCCTGGAGTACCGACCTGAGACTGGTTCCTGGGTTTTTGAG GTGGCGCACTTCTCCAAATATGGGCTCCAGGACTCTGATGAGGACGATGATGTTCCCTTACAAGCAGACCCCAAAAAGCTGAAGACCATGTCTCTCCCTGTGACGAAACCTCTGCAACAGTCCCAGCTTTCCCAGCAGCAGGTTGCGCCACCAGCTCAG TCGGTTGGAGAGCTCCCAGCCGCCGTGGTGGAGTTGGACAGTGACATGGCAGACATTACCCAGAGTTTCACAGCAGAGTGCCTgcagggagaggaaggagaggaggagccaCTGGACTCCATGGGAGGGAAGCTTGAGAGCCAGATGCTGACAGACAACGGCATCTCGGCCTCCAGCCACTTCGCCTCCTCACTGGGAATCAACCCCCACACCCTCCAG ATCATGAAGGCGTCTCTGTTCgcagaggatgaggaagatgacTATGTATTGAAAGATTACAGTGGATTGAAGATCTCTGATGCTCCGTCACCACAAATTGCTGCCCCCTTCGCTCAGACAAGACAGTCCC ttgGGGGTCTCTTACAGTCTCGCTTTACAGCTGGGATTTCGAACTCTCCTCGTTCCCCGACCCCTCAGTCTCGTGCGTCTCCATGGGTCGACACCCGCTCCCTGATGTGGCCAGCAGCCCcagctccttccttcctgctgcCTACGAAGCCAGCAGAGCCTGCAATTAGGACTGTGGGGGCACGACGTCTAGGCGGTCCCGTCCCCCACAAAGCATCAGTGACATGGGGAAAG GGCAATTTGCTGATGGACAGTGGTCTGTTTTCTGGACGGTCCTTCAGGGTCGGCTGGGGCCCCGGCTGGACCTTGGTGCACTGTGGACAGCCTCTGGCTACGTCCTCCACCAAAGACTTTGATGTCCCAGATGCTGGGAGCCAGATGGACTTCAGCTTCCTGCCCAAACCAGTGAAGACTAAACC CTTGAAGGACAGCCCGTTCAAGGTCCTGGTAGAGCGTCTTGAGCCTCCAGGAGGGAGGGCTGCTACTGAGAATGTCCCTGCAGTACTACAACGCCCTCTAGAGATTTGTTTGAAGCATAGCACCATTACAGCTCCCGACTGTTCGGCTTGTCCGCTGGTTCAACCGAAGCCCGGTGTGGCAGCACTACATGAATATGCCCAGTGGATTACCCAGCTCTGCGATGAACAGGACGATC TTTTGTTGGGTCACTGGGCCCAAATCTGGACTCTTTGCGAAGCCCTCTGGGGTCGTCTGGGGTCCGTTGGCCAGGAGTCGGACTCTGAGACGTGCAGCGAGTACGAACAGCAACTGGAGAGGAGGCGCAGCTTCTCAGCCTGGCTGTCACGCAGCACCACCTGCAGGGTGGAGAAGGAAGTGGCGCTGGCAGGGAAGGGCCACCACACCGACGGCGTCTTCAGCTACCTGACAGGAAACCGGATCAGTGAGGCCTGTCGCCTGGCCCAGCAGGAAG GAGACCACCGTCTGTCCCTGTTACTGTCTCAAGTCATGGGCTCTCAGTACTGCAGGGACCTACTTGCTCTGCAGCTGGCTGACTGGAACCgcctgcagacagacagctacCTGACAGAGGAGAGGCTGCGCATCTTCGCACTGCTGGCTGGGAAACCT GTGTGGACATCGTCAGACTCGGTGGTCAACGTGTGTTCTCAGTTGGACTGGAAGCGCTGCGTCGCTGTGCACCTGTGGTTCATGCTCCCGCCCACTGCATCAGTGGCCGACGCCCTCACCAGATACGAGGAGGCATTCCAG GGGTCATGTGACAGTGGGAAATACGCCTGTGCCCCCCTGCCGCCGTACATGGAGGCTAATCAGCtgcaggaggacgaggaagacgaGTCTGTGCAGCCCCTCTATGATCTGTGCTACCACCTGCTGAAACTCTACAGCGAcag ACACTACAGCTTGCAGCAGCTTCTGGACCCACTGACCATCACTGGGGACCGTTTGGATCACCGTCTCAGCTGGCACCTTTGGGGTGTTTTACAGTCTCTTCACTACACCCACCTGAGCGTTTCGGGACAAGGACTCATCCACTCTGGCTACGCAGCTCAGCTGGAGAGCGCAGGCCTGTGGCACCTGGCCATCTTTGTATTGCTGCATATCCCTGACCACGC GCAGCGCGAGCGCTCTGTCCGAGACATGCTGAACCTTCACTGCCCCCTGCAAGACTCGGAAGAGTCTGTGTCTCGGGAGCAATTCCTGGTGGAGCAACTGATGATCCCTGAGTGCTGGATCCACGAGTCCAAGGCCACTCGGGCGCATCGTAACGGAGACCACCGTCAGGAGGCTCTGCATCTGTACAAGGCTGGTTTCTGGAACCAGTGCCATCGTCTCCTGATGCAGCACCTGGCTGCAG ACTGCATCATCAACGACGACCACAACTTCCTCCTGGAGTTCCTCGAGGGTCTTGCGTTCCCAGAGCGTAGCGCCACCATCCAGGACTGGGACACGTCAGGCAGGGTGTACTTGGACTATATCTGGGTCAACAAGACGTTACAAGATGTCCAGCAG ctggaatcATCCGGTTATAAACTTGAGCGCCTTCACAACGACGTGACTTCCCTATGTGGCAGGATTGAGTTGCTGCCCTGCAACTCGGTCCGCGACCGCCTTGCCCAGTCAG AGATGGCCAAGCGAGTGTCGAATATTTTACGAGTGGTCCTGAGTCTGCAGCAGGGTGACTCCGCCCCCAAAGCCCTCGACGTGCCCTTGGTTCAGCTGGCGCCACACATCAGCCGCCTACCAATGCCCGAGGACTATACGCTGGAGGAGTTGCGAGGACTGACACAGGCGTACCTGAGGCAGCTGGTCCTCATCGAGTCGCACTCCCAAAATTTGACGGGGGCATCAGCGAGTCAGACTTCTGTGTTGCTGGATGTGTAG